A window of Lacibacter sediminis contains these coding sequences:
- a CDS encoding GH92 family glycosyl hydrolase, with translation MLNKIKASAWIVALGITATASAQQTKLTSYVNPLIGTAKMGHTFPGATVPFGMVQLSPDTDTLQYLDKGRYNPNMYKYCAGYQYTDKTIVGFSHTHFSGTGHSDLGDFLVMPTVGALKLNPGVATVPRSGYRSAFNHETEKASPGYYSVVLDDYKVKVELTATERVGFHQYTFPEATDAHIVLDMVHGIYNYPEKNVWTFVRVENDTLITGYRQTLGWARTRTVYFAITFSKPIKSYGSVNEKQEMYGGFWRKFNQKENFPDLAGRQLKLYFNFDTKANEKVKMKFALSGVSSAGALLNLRTEIPHWNFEQTVAEASAKWERELQRIQIDANQETKQNFYTAMYHAFIAPNTFMDVDGQYRGLDQNNHKAGGFTNYTTFSLWDTYRALHPLYNIVQQKRNSDMVKSMMAHYNESALHMLPIWSHYANDNWCMSGYHSAAVLADAIVKGTTDVDANAALNACISTARRSNYEGIGDYVKYGYIPTEKSGVSISNTLEYAYDDWAIAQLAKKVGRMDVYEEFIKRSANYKNVFDKDGFVKRRDANGNFLPNADLLSTHGQGLIEGNSWNYSFFVPHNPTDLITLMGGTKKFLANMDSLFTMYLPDKYFAETEDITREGIIGTYVHGNEPAHHVAYLYNFAGKPWKTQQLIRRILANQYKPTVDGLGGNDDCGQMSAWYIFSSLGFYPVAPGSDEYEIGSPIVNNAVFNLENGKQLKITVQNQSEKNMYVKNVLINGKALIGTAIRHSDLMNGGEIVFVMADKHSK, from the coding sequence ATGTTGAATAAGATAAAAGCAAGTGCATGGATCGTGGCGTTAGGAATAACAGCAACAGCATCTGCACAGCAAACGAAATTAACTTCCTATGTAAATCCATTGATCGGCACAGCCAAAATGGGTCATACATTTCCCGGCGCAACGGTGCCGTTTGGTATGGTGCAGTTAAGTCCTGATACAGATACCTTGCAGTATTTAGATAAAGGACGTTACAATCCCAACATGTACAAGTATTGTGCGGGTTACCAGTACACCGATAAAACAATTGTCGGCTTCAGTCATACACATTTCAGCGGCACAGGTCATTCTGATCTCGGAGATTTTTTAGTGATGCCCACTGTTGGTGCATTGAAATTGAATCCCGGTGTTGCAACAGTGCCACGCAGTGGTTACCGTTCTGCTTTTAATCATGAAACAGAAAAAGCAAGTCCGGGTTATTACAGCGTTGTGCTTGATGATTATAAAGTAAAGGTAGAGTTAACCGCAACAGAGCGTGTAGGTTTTCATCAATATACTTTTCCGGAAGCAACAGATGCACATATCGTTTTAGATATGGTGCATGGCATTTACAACTATCCTGAAAAGAACGTGTGGACATTTGTACGTGTAGAAAATGATACGCTTATTACAGGTTATCGCCAAACATTGGGATGGGCCAGAACAAGAACAGTGTATTTCGCTATCACCTTTTCAAAACCCATCAAGAGTTACGGCAGTGTAAATGAAAAGCAGGAAATGTATGGCGGCTTCTGGCGCAAGTTCAATCAAAAAGAAAACTTTCCTGATCTGGCAGGTCGCCAGCTAAAACTCTATTTCAATTTCGATACAAAAGCAAATGAAAAAGTAAAGATGAAATTTGCTTTGTCGGGTGTAAGCTCAGCAGGTGCATTGCTGAATCTGCGTACTGAAATTCCACATTGGAATTTTGAACAAACAGTTGCTGAAGCAAGTGCAAAGTGGGAGAGAGAATTACAACGCATACAGATCGATGCAAACCAGGAAACAAAGCAGAATTTTTACACAGCCATGTACCATGCGTTTATTGCTCCGAATACTTTTATGGATGTGGACGGACAATACCGTGGGCTCGATCAAAATAATCACAAGGCAGGAGGCTTCACCAACTACACCACGTTTTCGCTGTGGGATACTTACCGTGCATTGCATCCCTTGTACAATATTGTACAGCAGAAACGCAACAGCGATATGGTTAAATCGATGATGGCGCATTACAATGAAAGTGCATTGCATATGTTGCCTATCTGGAGTCACTATGCAAATGATAACTGGTGCATGAGTGGTTATCATAGTGCAGCTGTATTGGCCGATGCTATTGTAAAAGGCACAACCGATGTAGATGCAAATGCTGCTTTGAATGCCTGTATTTCTACTGCACGTCGCAGCAATTACGAAGGCATTGGCGATTATGTGAAGTATGGCTATATCCCCACTGAGAAATCAGGCGTGTCTATCTCCAACACATTGGAATATGCATACGATGATTGGGCAATTGCGCAACTGGCAAAGAAGGTTGGCCGCATGGATGTGTATGAAGAGTTTATCAAACGTTCAGCCAATTACAAAAATGTATTCGATAAAGATGGTTTTGTAAAACGCAGAGATGCAAATGGCAACTTCCTACCCAATGCCGATCTTTTGAGTACACATGGACAAGGGTTGATCGAAGGCAACTCCTGGAACTACAGTTTCTTTGTGCCGCATAATCCAACTGATCTGATTACATTAATGGGTGGCACGAAAAAGTTTTTAGCCAATATGGATTCGTTGTTCACCATGTATTTGCCCGATAAATATTTTGCAGAAACAGAAGACATTACCCGTGAAGGAATTATTGGTACGTATGTGCATGGGAACGAACCAGCACATCATGTTGCTTATTTATACAATTTTGCAGGCAAGCCCTGGAAAACGCAGCAACTCATTCGCCGAATTTTAGCGAATCAATACAAACCAACTGTTGATGGGCTGGGAGGGAATGATGATTGCGGACAAATGAGCGCCTGGTATATTTTCAGTTCATTGGGATTTTATCCGGTTGCACCCGGTTCCGATGAATACGAAATCGGCAGCCCAATCGTAAACAATGCGGTATTCAATTTAGAGAATGGAAAACAATTAAAAATTACGGTTCAGAATCAAAGTGAAAAGAATATGTATGTAAAAAATGTTTTGATCAATGGAAAAGCATTAATAGGCACAGCAATCAGACATAGTGATTTAATGAATGGTGGTGAGATCGTGTTTGTGATGGCGGATAAACACAGCAAATGA
- a CDS encoding glycoside hydrolase family 43 protein — protein MKHITLQLSDTISKRLLPLLLAITLTSAAVAQQAKKDTAYSGNPLFKGWYADPEAIIFNKQYWIYPTYSAPYNKQVFFDAFSSKDLVRWTKHERILDTASIKWAKRAVWAPSIIKKKNKYFLFFGANDIQNNNEYGGIGVAVADKPQGPYKDHLGKPLIDKFHNGAQPIDQFVFHDKDGKYYLIYGGWRHCNIAQLKNDFTGFIPFKDTTTFKEITPEGYVEGPFMFIRNGKYYFMWSEGGWTGPNYSVAYAIGDSPFGPFKRVGKILQQDPKIATGAGHHSVINIPGTNEWYIVYHRRPLTEKDGNSRETCIEYLSFDENGFIKPVVITNEGVKRRTIK, from the coding sequence ATGAAACATATAACCTTGCAATTATCTGATACCATTTCTAAACGGCTCTTACCCCTACTGTTAGCAATTACGCTTACATCTGCAGCAGTAGCTCAGCAGGCAAAAAAAGATACAGCTTATTCCGGCAATCCTTTATTCAAAGGCTGGTATGCCGATCCGGAAGCGATCATCTTCAATAAACAGTACTGGATCTACCCTACTTATTCTGCGCCGTACAATAAACAGGTTTTCTTTGATGCATTCTCGTCGAAGGATCTTGTTAGATGGACAAAGCATGAGCGAATTTTGGATACCGCTTCTATCAAATGGGCAAAGCGTGCAGTATGGGCACCCTCTATCATTAAAAAGAAAAACAAATACTTTCTTTTCTTTGGTGCAAATGATATTCAGAACAACAATGAATATGGCGGTATTGGTGTTGCAGTTGCAGATAAACCACAGGGGCCCTACAAAGATCATTTAGGCAAACCACTGATTGATAAATTTCACAATGGTGCGCAACCTATTGATCAGTTTGTGTTTCATGATAAAGACGGAAAGTATTATTTGATATACGGTGGATGGCGTCATTGCAATATCGCTCAACTGAAAAATGATTTCACTGGCTTTATTCCATTTAAAGACACTACTACATTTAAAGAAATAACTCCGGAAGGCTATGTGGAAGGACCGTTTATGTTTATCCGCAACGGCAAATATTATTTTATGTGGTCGGAAGGTGGATGGACAGGCCCCAATTACAGTGTGGCATATGCCATTGGTGATTCACCATTCGGGCCATTTAAACGTGTTGGAAAAATATTACAGCAGGATCCGAAGATCGCAACGGGTGCAGGTCATCATTCTGTGATCAATATTCCGGGAACAAATGAATGGTATATTGTTTATCACCGCAGACCGTTGACAGAAAAAGACGGTAACTCCAGGGAAACCTGCATTGAATATTTATCGTTTGATGAAAATGGATTTATCAAGCCTGTCGTCATTACGAATGAAGGTGTTAAAAGAAGAACGATCAAATAA
- a CDS encoding glycoside hydrolase family 2 protein — translation MKQLLAVLLLLIINQLHAQHTWKIVPGKISSPWAEKVNPVNPLPEYPRPQLVRSNNWVNLNGLWEYSILPKTEQSIPAATQGTILVPFAVESSLSGVGKTVGKDSVLWYKRTVSITALKNKNVLLHFGAVDWQCTVFINGKEIGSHNGGYDPFSFDITAALKKGAKQDIAVRVWDPSDEGPQPRGKQVKKPHGIWYTPVTGIWQTVWAEFVSPTYIIETKQTPDVDRKLVRVSTKLENMLAGDQLIITAWDGTAKIAEQTLTSSSEVVLAIANPKLWSTENPFLYDLKYTILRKGKVIDEAKSYFAMRKISMKPDAKGIQRMLLNDEFVFQYGPLDQGWWPDGLYTAATDEALKFDIAKTKEMGFNMIRKHVKVEPARWYYYCDVMGMLVWQDMPSGDLGNNWESRPGVYGRATDKQRTAESESIFRIEWTEIMQDLHNFPSIVVWVPFNEAWGQFKTKEIVEWTMQKDPSRLVNTASGGNFEDVGHITDLHNYPEPLMPQPELFGKGTVLVLGEFGGLGLPVENHTWQEKNNWGYQSFKNNTELWNRYAEFVNRIPELITKGLSAAVYTQTTDVEVETNGIMTYDRKVIKMPVEKLKTLHQQLYKIELK, via the coding sequence ATGAAACAACTGCTTGCAGTACTCCTGCTTTTAATAATCAACCAGCTACATGCCCAGCATACCTGGAAAATTGTACCCGGAAAGATCAGCTCTCCCTGGGCCGAAAAAGTAAATCCCGTCAATCCATTACCGGAATACCCACGTCCGCAATTGGTACGCAGCAACAATTGGGTTAATCTGAATGGCCTTTGGGAATACTCCATTCTTCCAAAAACTGAACAATCTATTCCTGCAGCAACACAAGGAACTATTCTTGTGCCATTTGCCGTTGAATCTTCTTTATCAGGTGTAGGTAAAACAGTAGGTAAGGATAGTGTGTTGTGGTATAAACGAACTGTATCAATTACAGCACTAAAAAATAAAAATGTATTGCTGCATTTTGGTGCAGTTGATTGGCAATGCACTGTATTTATAAATGGCAAAGAAATCGGTTCACATAACGGTGGTTACGATCCGTTCTCATTTGATATTACTGCAGCATTAAAAAAAGGTGCAAAGCAGGATATTGCTGTTCGTGTTTGGGATCCAAGTGATGAAGGTCCGCAGCCACGAGGTAAACAGGTAAAGAAGCCGCATGGCATTTGGTACACACCGGTAACAGGTATCTGGCAAACAGTATGGGCAGAGTTTGTATCACCCACTTATATTATTGAAACAAAACAAACTCCTGATGTAGATCGCAAGTTAGTACGTGTAAGTACAAAGCTTGAAAATATGCTAGCTGGCGATCAACTTATTATTACTGCATGGGATGGAACAGCAAAAATTGCGGAGCAAACACTCACTAGTAGCAGTGAAGTGGTTTTAGCGATAGCAAATCCAAAATTGTGGTCAACCGAAAATCCTTTTCTATACGATTTAAAATATACGATCCTGCGTAAAGGAAAAGTGATCGATGAAGCGAAGAGTTATTTTGCCATGCGCAAAATTTCCATGAAACCCGATGCAAAAGGCATTCAGCGGATGTTACTCAATGATGAATTTGTATTTCAGTATGGCCCTTTAGATCAGGGTTGGTGGCCCGATGGTTTATATACCGCAGCAACTGATGAAGCATTGAAGTTTGATATTGCGAAAACAAAAGAGATGGGCTTTAACATGATACGCAAACATGTGAAAGTAGAACCTGCACGTTGGTATTACTATTGTGATGTAATGGGCATGTTGGTGTGGCAGGATATGCCAAGTGGTGATCTGGGCAACAATTGGGAAAGCCGCCCTGGTGTGTATGGACGTGCAACAGATAAGCAACGTACTGCCGAATCGGAATCGATCTTTCGTATAGAGTGGACAGAGATCATGCAGGATTTGCACAACTTCCCAAGCATTGTTGTTTGGGTGCCGTTCAACGAAGCGTGGGGGCAGTTCAAAACAAAAGAAATTGTTGAATGGACGATGCAGAAAGATCCATCTCGCTTAGTGAATACAGCAAGCGGCGGCAACTTTGAAGATGTGGGCCATATTACCGATCTGCATAATTATCCTGAACCGCTAATGCCACAACCGGAATTGTTTGGCAAGGGTACTGTGCTGGTGCTTGGCGAGTTTGGTGGTTTAGGTCTGCCTGTTGAAAATCATACATGGCAGGAAAAAAATAATTGGGGTTACCAGAGTTTTAAAAACAATACAGAATTGTGGAACCGGTACGCAGAGTTTGTAAATCGTATTCCCGAGCTCATCACAAAAGGATTGTCGGCAGCTGTTTATACGCAAACTACCGATGTGGAAGTAGAAACAAATGGTATTATGACCTACGACCGTAAAGTAATTAAAATGCCGGTTGAAAAATTAAAAACGCTCCATCAACAACTTTACAAAATTGAACTGAAGTAA
- a CDS encoding DMT family transporter — MPKKYSLAFIGFALTLIGSVLFSTKAIIVKKAFADISIDALSLLTLRMLFALPFYIAVLFVTKQKSKTDLSLKKWMQLVFIGLLGYYVSSYLDFEGLRYISAGLERLILFLYPSFVVLINAVVFRQHIQKIQKLALLLTYLGIGLAYAGEFNLYHLQPGFFWGGLLVFLCSITYAVYIVGSGRLIPLTGATAFTSFAMLAATAGIFVHFLFLHDVASIANVAKEHWIYGLLLGIVATVLPSYLIAGGTKRIGSNNVAIISSIGPVSTILQAHFVLSEKITIAQIVGTLLVIAGILLIGLKREKTK; from the coding sequence ATGCCTAAGAAATATTCTCTTGCTTTTATTGGTTTTGCATTGACGCTTATTGGCTCGGTATTGTTTTCTACGAAAGCCATTATTGTGAAGAAGGCATTTGCTGATATTAGTATTGATGCACTTTCGCTGTTAACCTTACGCATGTTGTTTGCATTGCCATTTTACATAGCCGTGTTATTTGTTACAAAACAAAAAAGCAAAACAGATCTCAGTCTGAAGAAATGGATGCAGCTTGTATTCATTGGATTGCTGGGTTATTACGTGAGCAGTTATCTTGATTTTGAAGGATTACGTTATATCTCGGCAGGGCTTGAACGGTTGATCCTATTTCTTTACCCCAGCTTTGTGGTGTTGATCAATGCAGTTGTGTTTCGGCAGCACATCCAAAAGATTCAAAAACTGGCATTGCTGCTTACCTACCTTGGTATCGGTTTAGCTTATGCCGGGGAGTTTAATCTCTATCACTTACAGCCGGGCTTTTTCTGGGGTGGATTGCTGGTGTTTCTCTGCTCTATTACTTATGCCGTTTATATTGTGGGCAGTGGAAGGTTGATTCCGCTTACAGGTGCCACGGCGTTTACATCGTTTGCAATGCTGGCCGCAACGGCAGGCATCTTTGTTCATTTTCTTTTTTTGCATGATGTTGCTTCTATTGCTAATGTGGCGAAGGAACATTGGATCTATGGATTACTGTTGGGTATAGTTGCAACGGTATTGCCCTCCTATCTTATTGCAGGTGGCACCAAACGGATCGGTTCGAATAACGTGGCGATCATTTCCAGTATTGGTCCTGTGTCAACCATTCTCCAGGCGCATTTTGTTTTGAGTGAAAAGATTACCATTGCGCAAATCGTAGGTACCCTGCTGGTGATAGCAGGTATTCTCTTAATTGGGTTGAAGCGGGAGAAAACGAAATAA
- a CDS encoding 2,3,4,5-tetrahydropyridine-2,6-dicarboxylate N-succinyltransferase yields the protein MKDLILEAWGNRELLKDNKYSDAVRAVIEEVDKGRLRTAEPIADGWQVNEWVKQAILMYFGIQQMQTWDVEPFEFYDKMLLKKNYKELGVRAVPHAVARYGAYLAKNVVLMPSYVNIGAYVDEGTMVDTWATVGSCAQIGKGVHLSGGVGIGGVLEPLQASPVIIEDGVFVGSRCIVVEGVRVEKEAVLGANVVLTQSTKIIDVSGAEPIEMKGRVPARSVVIPGSYTKKFPAGEFGVGCALIIGQRKPSTDLKTSLNDALRDFNVSV from the coding sequence ATGAAAGATTTGATCCTCGAAGCATGGGGCAACCGTGAACTGTTGAAAGATAATAAGTACAGTGATGCCGTTCGTGCAGTTATTGAAGAAGTTGATAAAGGCCGTTTGCGCACTGCTGAACCAATTGCCGATGGATGGCAGGTAAATGAATGGGTGAAGCAGGCGATCCTGATGTATTTTGGTATTCAGCAAATGCAGACCTGGGATGTGGAGCCGTTTGAGTTTTACGATAAAATGTTATTGAAAAAAAATTATAAAGAGCTTGGTGTGCGTGCAGTTCCGCATGCGGTTGCACGTTATGGTGCTTACCTCGCAAAAAATGTGGTGTTGATGCCAAGCTATGTAAACATTGGGGCGTACGTTGATGAAGGCACTATGGTTGATACATGGGCAACGGTGGGAAGCTGTGCACAGATCGGCAAAGGCGTTCACCTGAGTGGTGGTGTTGGGATTGGTGGTGTGCTTGAACCCTTACAGGCCAGCCCTGTTATTATTGAGGATGGTGTGTTTGTGGGCAGCCGTTGTATTGTGGTAGAAGGTGTACGTGTTGAAAAAGAGGCAGTGCTTGGCGCCAATGTGGTGTTAACACAATCAACAAAAATTATTGATGTGAGCGGTGCAGAGCCGATTGAAATGAAAGGCCGTGTTCCTGCTCGCAGTGTAGTGATACCTGGTTCTTATACCAAGAAATTCCCTGCAGGTGAATTTGGTGTTGGTTGCGCATTGATCATTGGTCAGCGTAAACCAAGTACCGACCTGAAAACAAGTCTGAACGATGCACTGCGTGATTTTAATGTGAGCGTTTAA
- a CDS encoding glycosyltransferase family 4 protein, whose amino-acid sequence MNIGFDAKRAFHNQTGLGHYSRTLIHSLAGYFPQHEYFLFNPKASTSFQFNEANVHEVLPGSFLSRKLSAAWRSNWVKKDLQKLNIDLYHGLSHEIPVNIQKTGIKSIVTIHDLIFERYPEQFKFIDRKIYAKKFRYSCEHADKIIAISNQTKQDIIDLYKTPAEKIEVCYQSCNPAFGEPVTEEIKQIIKTKYNLPDRYSLYVGSIIERKNLLNICVAMNLLRNEINIPLVVIGNGGEYKQKVKDYVQQHKLEDRIIFLSDNPSAKHSPGFQSAQDFPAIYQQAIAMIYPSVFEGFGIPVLEALWSRIPVITSNVSCLPEAGGDGAFYVDPTKPEEIAEQMKCILNDESFVQQQIEKGWQHAQRFSNYNTAVKVMQLYEQVV is encoded by the coding sequence ATGAACATTGGCTTCGATGCAAAAAGGGCTTTTCACAACCAAACAGGGCTGGGGCATTACAGCCGCACGTTGATCCATTCTTTGGCCGGTTATTTTCCGCAGCATGAATATTTCCTGTTTAATCCGAAGGCATCAACTTCGTTTCAATTCAATGAAGCCAATGTTCATGAAGTGTTGCCTGGTTCTTTTTTGTCGAGGAAATTATCAGCAGCCTGGCGAAGCAATTGGGTTAAGAAAGATCTGCAGAAGTTAAACATCGATCTGTATCATGGATTGAGTCATGAAATACCGGTCAACATTCAAAAGACAGGCATCAAATCCATCGTTACCATTCACGATCTTATTTTTGAACGTTATCCTGAACAATTCAAATTCATCGATCGGAAGATCTACGCTAAAAAATTCCGTTACTCATGTGAGCATGCCGATAAGATCATTGCCATCAGCAATCAAACCAAACAGGATATCATTGATCTCTATAAAACACCGGCAGAAAAAATAGAAGTGTGTTACCAAAGTTGCAATCCAGCTTTTGGTGAACCTGTAACGGAAGAAATAAAACAAATCATAAAGACAAAGTATAATTTACCTGATCGTTATTCTCTATATGTCGGTTCAATTATTGAGCGGAAGAATCTTCTGAATATTTGTGTAGCAATGAACCTGCTGCGTAATGAAATAAACATTCCATTGGTAGTAATTGGTAATGGTGGTGAATACAAACAAAAAGTAAAAGATTACGTTCAACAGCATAAATTAGAAGACCGCATCATTTTTCTTTCAGATAATCCATCAGCTAAACATTCACCTGGCTTTCAATCAGCACAGGATTTCCCGGCTATTTACCAGCAGGCAATCGCCATGATCTACCCATCCGTATTTGAAGGATTTGGCATTCCTGTATTGGAAGCATTGTGGAGCCGCATACCAGTCATCACTTCTAACGTTTCATGCTTACCCGAAGCAGGAGGCGACGGTGCTTTTTATGTTGACCCAACCAAACCGGAAGAAATTGCAGAACAAATGAAATGCATTCTCAACGATGAATCATTTGTACAACAGCAAATCGAAAAAGGCTGGCAACATGCACAACGCTTCAGCAATTATAATACTGCTGTCAAAGTGATGCAACTGTATGAACAAGTTGTCTGA